A region of the Sodalis ligni genome:
GGCGGACTCAAGCTCCCGGCCCCTGGCCTTGGCATCCCATAATGCGTAAATTTCCGCCGGAATCTGGAATGCCGGCCACGGCCAGTTTAATGTCTCGCGGGTAGCCAGAATTTCCTCTTCCCCCAGCGGAGCGCCGTGGGCCTCACTGGTGCCGCCCTTGTGGGGCGAGCCGAAGCCGATGATGGTTTTGCAGATAATCAGCGACGGTTTATCGGCCACTGCGCGGGCTTCCTCGATAGCCGCTTTAATCGCCGCGCTGTCGTGGCCGTCCACGCCGTCCACCACATGCCAGCCATAGGCGGCAAAACGTGCGGCGGTATCGTCCTTGAACCAGCCTGCCACCTTGCCGTCGATGGATATGCCGTTATCGTCATAGAAGGCGGTCAGCTTGTCCAGGCGCAGTGTGCCCGCCAGCGAGCAGGCTTCGTGGGAAATGCCTTCCATCATGCAACCGTCGCCCATAAAGACGTAGGTGCGATGGTCGACGATATCATGTCCCGGACGATTGAACTGCGCCGCCAGGGTACGTTCGGAGATGGCGAAACCCACGGCATTGGCTATGCCCTGTCCCAGCGGTCCGGTGGTGGTTTCAACGCCGGGGGTATAACCGAACTCCGGATGACCCGGCGTACGGGAATGCAGCTGGCGAAAGCCGGCCAGTTCCTTCAGGGGCAGGTCATAGCCGGTAAGATGCAACAGACTATAGAGCAGCATCGAACCGTGGCCGTTTGACAGCACAAAGCGATCCCGATCGGCCCAGCCGGGATTTTGCGGGTTGTGTATCAGATAGTCGCGCCACAGGACCTCGGCGATATCCGCCATGCCCATCGGGGCGCCGGGATGTCCGGATTTGGCTTTTTGTACCGCATCCATGCTCAGTGCGCGTATGGCGTTAGCCAACTCTTTACGGGGTAGCATAATCTTGCTCCTGGGTGGTTATAGTTCAGCGGCCAGCATATCTTCCAGCTTTTGCTGGTCCACGGCGAACAGGCGGATGCCTTCAGCCAGTTTTTCCACCGCCATGGCGTCCTGATTGTGCTGCCAGCGGAATTCCGCTTCGGTAAGCAGTTCCGGATGAGGCAGGCAGCGGGCGGGCGGCGTCAGTTTTCGTTCAAGGGAAGCGTCGGATTTTTTCATCTGATCCAGCAAGGCGGGGGAGATGGTCAGACGATCGCAGCCCGCCAGGGCCAGTACCTGCTCCACGAGGCGGAAGCTGGCGCCCATGATGACCGTAGGGTAGCGATGCTCTTTATAATATTCATAGATGGCCCGTACCGATTTAACGCCGGGGTCCTGCTCGGCGTCGTACGCGGCGGCGGGCTGCCTGGCCTGATACCAGTCATAGATGCGGCCGACGAAGGGCGATATGAGGAATACGCCGGCTTCGGCGCAGGCCCGCGCCTGGGCAAAGGAAAACAGCAGCGTCAGGTTGGTGTTGATGTGCTCTTTTTCGAGCTCTTCGGCGGCCCGGATCCCTTCCCAGGTGGCGGCGAGCTTGATCAGGATACGGGAACGGTCGATGCCCTGCTCTTTATAAAGGGCGATAAGCTTGCGCGCCTTGGCGATACACATGCCGCGATCGAACGACAGCCGGGCATCCACTTCGGTGGAAACGCGGCCGGGGACGATGTTGAGTATCTCCCCGCCGATGTTCACCGCCAGTTTATCGCAGGCGTTAATCAGCCGGGTTTCCCTGTTTCCCCCCTGCTTGCGGGCATAATCAAGGGCGTCGTCAATCAGGGCATGGTATTGGGGCAGCGCCGCTGCCTTCAGGATCAAGGAGGGGTTGGTGGTGGCGTCCTGCGGCTCGAATTGCCGGATGGATTCAATGTCGCCGCTGTCGGCGACCACCACGGTCAGTTGCTTGAGTGCCTCTAACTGGTTCATTTTTATGCTCCTTAATCAGACTTCCCGGTCTGATTATTTCAGGAGGAGGAAGAGTGAGAACGCTTATTTTTCCGCCCCCTGCTGTTCGTAATAGTCAATCTTAGCCACCTTCGGTGCCGATCGACCCCCTTCAAACTCGGATCCCAGCCAGGATTCGATAATGCTTTTCGCCAGCTCCGGCCCGATGACCCGTGCGCCAAGAGTGATGATTTGCGCATCGTTGCTCTTGCGGGCCCGTTGCGCGGAGTAAGTGTCGTGACACAGCGCGGCGCGGACGCCCGGAACCTTATTGGCGACGATACTCATGCCGATGCCGGTACCGCAGAGCAAGATGCCGCGCTGGTGTTTTTCATCCCTGATGGCGCTGGCGACCTGGAAAGCGACGTCGGGATAGGTTTCCCCTTCGCTTTTGCCGGTGAAATCCGTGACGGGTATCTGGCGGTCTTGAAGAAATTTAACCAGCACATTTTTCAGCTCAATGGCGGCATCATCTGCTCCAATTGCTATTGGCAGCATAAAATACTCCTTATTTGTAATAAAAGGGTTTAAACCAGTAATGGAAGATCATTTTTCTACCATAACCATAATCAATCATATGTTCAATACATGTTCATTTATTTTTACGATTTGACCAGTGGTTTAACTCATTGGGTGATAATGATCGCAAAATAATCCTTTAATAAGCCATTAACCTCTTTTAAAATGCTTTTGAACAGAGTCACACTTTCAAACGTCCCAACTAGGTAATTTTCAGTAAGAGGTTTATTGTTCATTTGTTCCGTAAGTATTCTTATGCTCATCGAGCGCAAGCTATTACAGCCGGAATCATAAGCGGGGGATATAAAGGAGCCGCCGCGCGGGCGTAACGGACGTGAGTGATAAAAGAGGGACGCCAATAACGTAACGATTCAGAAAAGAGTGCGATGATATGCCGGTATCCTGACGCTGGGCCAGCAAGGATACCGGCTTGTATTAATGGATTTCACTCGATTAACGAAAGAACGGATAGCGACGGGAAAAAAGCGTTATACCGGTCGGGAAAAAACATCCGGATAATGAATATATCCAAGCGATTTCACGTTGCTGAAAGATGACGGGTATAGGCCTGGTTTCTAGGAGGAACATATGACGAACGGTCAAAAAGAAAGACAAGGTGAATTATCACTGCGGGGCAAAGTGGCCCTTATTACCGGCGGAGCGGCGGGCATCGGACACGCCATCGCCGAACGCTTTTTGCAAAACGGCGCCCGGGTGGCCCTGCTGGACTTCGCGGCGGACGTAGCCGGTATAGCACAGCAGCTCAGCGAACATCATGCCATGGGCATTCATACCGATGTTACCAGCAAGGCTTCGGTGCAACAGGCAGTGGCCCAGGCCAAGGAACATTTCGGCCACCTCGATATTCTGGTGAACAGCGCGGGGATTGTCGCGCTGCAACCGGCGGAAGAACTGTCGGAAGAGTTCTGGGACCGCACGATGGCGGTAAATCTCAAAGGGGTATTTCTCGCCAGCCAGACGGTGGGCGCCCATTTTATCGCTCAGGGCAGCGGCAGCATCATCAACATGGCGTCTCAGGCCGGCGTAGTGGCATTGCCTAATCATCTGGCCTATTGCGCCAGTAAAGGCGGCGTCATCAGCCTGACCCAGGTGCTGGCATTGGAATGGGGACCGCATAACGTGCGCGTCAACGCCATTTCTCCCACCGTGGTGCTCACCGAACTGGGGCGTAAAGCCTGGTCGGGAGAGGTGGCGGAGGAAATGAAGCGGAAAATCCCGCTGCGGCGTTTCGCCGAACCGCAGGATATTGCCGCCAGCGCGCTGTTTCTCGCCAGCGATGCCGCCAGTATGATCACGGGCGCCAATCTGGTGGTGGACGGCGGCTATACCATTCAATGAGTTAACCTTCAGGCGAAGATGAGGTCAAGATGAACAGGATTATTAACGATCCGGATCAGGTGGTGGAAGATGCCCTGCAGGGATTCCTGAAAGCCTACCCGGAATATTACACCGCCACCGAAAATCCCCGAGTGCTGAAAACGCCGGCCGCGCCTATTGCCGGCAAAGTGGGTATAGTAACCGGCGGCGGCAGCGGCCATGAGCCCGCTTTCCTGGGCTATGTGGGCAAAAATCTCCTTGATGCGGTGGCAATAGGCGAGATTTTTTCCTCTCCCACCGCCGGCGCTTTTCTGGATGCGTTCAAATCCGCCGATGGCGGCGCGGGGGTCGCCTGCCTGTACGGCAACTATGCCGGCGATAACATGAACGTCAAAATGGCCATTAAAAAAGCCACCGCGGCGGGCATCGCGGTCAAGACCGTGGTAGCCAACGACGACGTGGCGTCCGCGCCCGCCAGTGAAAAGGAAAAACGGCGCGGCGTGGCGGGGGAAATCCTGATGTGGAAAGTCGGCGCTGCGGCGGCGGCGAAAGGCTATGACCTGGATGGGGTAATAGCGGCGGCGCAGAAAGCCATTGACCAGTGCCGCTCCATCGGTATCGGCTTAAGTTCCTGCACCATTCCGGCGGTGGGTAAGCCCGATTTCTTTATCGAAGACGGCACGATGGAGATCGGCATCGGCCATCACGGGGAGCCGGGGTGGAAATTTCTCCCATCCAATCCGCGTCCGCCATGGCGGAGACCATGCTCAATCTGGTGCTCAACGACCGGCCCCTGGGCAAAGGGGATGAGGTGGCGCTGCTGATTTCCGGCCTCGGCGCAACGCCTGTTATGGAGCTGTATATCTACTACGCCGAGATTGAAAAGCGTCTGAGCGCTCGCGGAGTGGC
Encoded here:
- the tal gene encoding transaldolase; translated protein: MNQLEALKQLTVVVADSGDIESIRQFEPQDATTNPSLILKAAALPQYHALIDDALDYARKQGGNRETRLINACDKLAVNIGGEILNIVPGRVSTEVDARLSFDRGMCIAKARKLIALYKEQGIDRSRILIKLAATWEGIRAAEELEKEHINTNLTLLFSFAQARACAEAGVFLISPFVGRIYDWYQARQPAAAYDAEQDPGVKSVRAIYEYYKEHRYPTVIMGASFRLVEQVLALAGCDRLTISPALLDQMKKSDASLERKLTPPARCLPHPELLTEAEFRWQHNQDAMAVEKLAEGIRLFAVDQQKLEDMLAAEL
- a CDS encoding SDR family oxidoreductase, which translates into the protein MTNGQKERQGELSLRGKVALITGGAAGIGHAIAERFLQNGARVALLDFAADVAGIAQQLSEHHAMGIHTDVTSKASVQQAVAQAKEHFGHLDILVNSAGIVALQPAEELSEEFWDRTMAVNLKGVFLASQTVGAHFIAQGSGSIINMASQAGVVALPNHLAYCASKGGVISLTQVLALEWGPHNVRVNAISPTVVLTELGRKAWSGEVAEEMKRKIPLRRFAEPQDIAASALFLASDAASMITGANLVVDGGYTIQ
- the rpiB gene encoding ribose 5-phosphate isomerase B; its protein translation is MLPIAIGADDAAIELKNVLVKFLQDRQIPVTDFTGKSEGETYPDVAFQVASAIRDEKHQRGILLCGTGIGMSIVANKVPGVRAALCHDTYSAQRARKSNDAQIITLGARVIGPELAKSIIESWLGSEFEGGRSAPKVAKIDYYEQQGAEK